The sequence GTTCGCAACGGCTTCCTTTCACCACTCCACAGCCCGCTCCAATTCGCATCCCTTGATCAGACCATTGCACTTGGCGGATCCCCACAAAGCAAGAGGCCCGCTTGTGAATGGGATCGATTACCCCAAAAGGAGCTCCATAGAACTTTCTATCTAATTGCTTCTGGTAATTTTCCAGCCATTTTCCTCCTTCCAAACGAGGAAAAGCGCCAAGAGCTGGGGTGGGATGCAGCGCTTTGACCAGTTGATCAAAGTCAAAAGGCTGCGTAAGAGAAACCTCGATAGGCGTCAGCAAATGATTTAAAGTAGAAAATGGCAATAACTGCCTCTCGCCAACTTGAATGCGTCCAAAAGGCTTTAAAGCTTCGCAAATCCCCTTAACAACAACTTGATGCTCATGCTTTTCCTTATCGTCTTGTTGCAGCTCTTCCTTCTCTTGCTGTTTTTTTGTTCCCGCTAAAGCCATGGTCCGGACAAGATGGCTCTGCCCTTCATCATATAAAAAAAGAGTCTCTGGGGTGACCCCTAAAAGGCCGCCCTCCTCGTTCCAATAGCCATACAAACAGCCGGGACGGGATTGAAGATAGGCTAACGCTTCTTTTAAGGATCTTTGCAACCTTGCCAGTGACATGTAAGAAGAGGAATACGCGAAAGTATAAGGCACAGCCTTTTCTAAAAGGCCATTTTGAAAGGCTTCTTGAAGCCTCTGAAAAGTTTCTTGGAATAATTCGCGATGGCCAACGATCCATTCGAGCGGCTCTTCCCCTGCCATCGCTTTTAGCTCATTGTCCAATTGATGCCAGGTTAAGTTCAGTGACTTTTCATATTGAATCCAAGGAGCAGCGCTCCGCAAAAAGAAATCGGGAAAATAAAAGATCGGTCTACCGGGATCTAGCTCTTGCCGCGACGCGGCAAGGCGGCAAGGACCATATCCAAGCAAAAAGGAACCGTCCCCTGCACTCATCAGGGCACCGGATATCCAATCGGATGCATCAAGAATAGTGGCTGGCATCTTTATACTGCCCTTTAGGAATAAAGGGCAGTCTTATAGCGCAACACAAATTGAATTAGCAATAAAAATTCTAAACTATTGCTTAGTTAAATAAGACGCATTCTCCTTCGGCAAAACGCGATAGAGGCCAGCGATTGTCTGGTAAGGAGATCGGGAGAACCAAGCCAGCAGCATCAATTTAAAATTCTCTAAATTTGAAGATTTAAGCCCTTTGTAATCGGAGACATTGGGATCTTGAAATTCATAATAATCAGCCGAAAGGGATATATAAACGGCATGGCCCGATCCTAAAGCAGGATCAAGCAGAGCAGCCTGCACGCGCCTTTGCACTTCAGGAGGACTGTCTGCACCTAAAATTGCCAGCGCTCTCTCTTCAGCCTGTTCCCAAGATAATTGACTTTCCGGTTCAGGCGCATGCTTTGTCACACTATCTTCGAGATTTAAAATAAAATGAGCCTGTCCATCTTTATTTTGCTCGACAAGCCTATCTAAAGCCTCGGTAATAAACGCTTCCGTAGAAATTTTCTTTTTAATTAAAGCCCCATTAAAGCCGATGATTTCTACGAATTTGATTTCTAGCTGATCAATAAGAGAAGAAGGAAACATGGCTTGCATAGCATTTAGCTCCCTCTCTCTTTCGAATTCAGCAAACCTTGCATCCAGTTCTTCTTTCTGAATGGTTAAAGCCTTTGCTTCGGAATGGGAAGCTTCAGCCAACTGGTGATTTAAAAAAGCTTTTCGCAATACAAAATTCTGCCACTTAGGATTAAGAACATCCAGAAAAGTCAAATTGATGATATGGCAGGCTTGATAAAAGCGCGCCTGTGGAGAAATTTGCATGCCTATCGAATCCTGTTCTTCTCCCTCTAACTGATTTTTGATGTGATTGAGTGTCGCTCCTATGCATATGCCTTGCAAAAGATAAGCCTGGCGGTCTTTTGTCTTCGATTGAGTCCTGGAAAAATTAAAAAAGTTTCTAATATCCCTAAAAGCAGCATCTTTCTTTGCTGCCACTACATACTCATTCAGACCGGTCAAAAGCTTGTCTTCTATCTTCTCATGGCAAACGCTAAATTTTTCCTCTATCTCATAGATAGCCTCGGACATATAGTCTAAAATAAGCTTTTCTTCTTGAAGATGGATTTGCCTAAAGATGGCATACGTGCGTTCCACCACCGACATAACTCTTTTTGCATCCTCATCCTCTAATTGCTCTTTCAATTTAGCATTAAAGTCGCTCCGACATGTCTGCCAGCTTATTCCTTTTTTAATGAGATTTTCATATGCACTAAAGGGCTCTTTTATCCTAAATCCACGGCCCAGGATATTTAGAAAAAATGCCCACTGTTTCTCACGCTGAGCTTGAACGCTTTTAAGACAGCTAAGGGAATTTCCAAAATAAGCCGATTTGCTTTGCAACACTTTCTTTCCAACCAATTCCTCTAATTCAATTAAAGTCAATTGATCGGATGGCTGAGTGTTATGAAGCCTAAGCTGACGAATATTTTGATATAAATAAAAAAGCTCCTGATAACTAGTCGATTCATAACGGATTTCACTAAGCTGGCTAAATTGCTTTTGGAGCTCTTCTTTGAATCTAATTAGTTTAAATTTGGAATTTAAAACTTCATTGGTTTGATTTTGATTAATTAATAAAGACTCAATTTGATGACTAGCAAAACTAATATTCATATTATCCAAATAATTATATATTTCTATGGATAATAAATTTTTACCGTTAATTTTAATTAAAAGAATTGTTAAGAAATTTTGAATTTAAAATAATTGTTTTAATTAATTTTTAAATAAAAACCAAAACCACATCTTAATAATAAATTAATAAAGATATTTTATAATTTTTATAAATAAATTATATTATATAGGTTTTTTATGAATTCTTCTGTTTCTTCTTCTTTATCTCCTTTATTCTCCGCATCTTTATCTTCTTCTGAACAAAAGGTAGAGCTAAAAGATAAAACAACAGAGGCGGGACAAGAGGCATTGAATCAGCTTGCTTTAATGGACGAGGCGTCTTGCTTTTCTTTAGACGAAGCGGAATGGGAGATCATTCCCGATCAACAGAAAGAGCAAGCTGCCGAGATTTTGACCGATCAAGAAAAATTACAGACGCTTATTGAGACGATTGTCAATCTTGACGGGGAAGAATGGATTCTAGTGGAAGATGAGAGAGTCGAGTTTATCCAGGCCGAAGAAGGAAAAAGCAATTGGAAGAAGCAATGGGCGATTACTGGCGGCATTCCCGTTTTAGGCGCCACTGTTGGAACCATACAGCAATTGGCGGGAAGCAAGGCAGGACTTTCCGTTCTGCAAGGACTTAACTTATTGAAGCAAATAGAAATTAAAAATTGTGCGTATATTTTACCAGCTGCCCCTATTTTCGTTGATTTAGCTCAAAGAGTTTATCAAGATTCTTCTTCCGATTCCTTCCAAGTTAAAGTAATAAGAGCCGCTAAATCATTGGATAAAAAAGAACTCGCCTTTAATCTACTTTCCTGTGGGCTTAGCTTAGGAACAGCGGGCATGCATGGAGCCATGATGAAGGCCGGCTTGGTCGCCTTTGATCTTTCGGGGCATATCATGACAAAAGTTGTCAGCAGTGCAATCCTTGCTAAGGGAGTGACAAGCGCTGAAGGGGAAGACAAGCCTTCTCTTTTAAAAAAAGCCGCTCTTTACCTTTACGTTGCTTCTGATGCTTTGATGCTGCATAAAACAGCCCTTCGCTTTCATACGCCGGAAGAAGTTGTTGCAGGAGCGCTGTGGGGATTGATCAATTTGGGCGTTGCGCAAGCCATCGCCAATCGTTTAACCGCTCCTTCAATTCAGCCTGAAACTGAACCTTCTTCCCCTGAAATACTGGAAGAGCAAAATCAAGAACCAACAAACACTCTCTTAACACAAGAAGGCAATCTGACCTCCCATATTCAAAATGAACAGTATTTTGACGATAATGGAGAGAAAGAAGCCAAGGCAGAAGAGCCGGAAGTCCTTATTTCCAAGCATACCGAAGATTTTACCTCTTTAATCCAAGAAGACTATTTCGATAAAGATTAAATTGACTAATCTGAAATTCTAAAAACTAAGGCGTCTTCCTAGATTCAAATCCTTTCTATAAGAGAAAAACTCATTTCGAATTTAGATTGTTATGAATTTAGGGACATGCCCTAGGTCAGACCATTCACTTTAAGCCAGCTTCTGCCAGCCCATCTATGTCCAGAGTCAGGTTCTTTTGCCCGTCAAAGATAGCCCAACTTCAAAAACAAGTTCTCCAGGCAGATCTGTAGGGAAGTCGAGCGTTGAAGAGCCAGTTGGGCTTCGTCGATCATTTTTTGTACCTGCTCGATAGCTGGCAGGTTTCCCCTTTGTCCAATTTGTTCTAGTTCCGGGACATAGTCCGGATTGATTAAATACCCCCTTGCCCCGCCGTGATAAAGAACATGCAAATCGCGGTACCAAGAGAGAAACTGGTTGAATAAGGTTTGGGTTTCTTGAATGAAAGCCATGGTAGACAACCCTTCTAATTCCTTTTCCAAACTATGCTGCTGCAAAGCCGATAACTGGTCTGCTGGAATTTTATATAACTCTTCTTTTGCAGCTTCTTCTGCCTGCTTTCTAGACTTTTCAATTTGCGCCGTCAACTCTCCCACAGCTTCACTTAAGGATTTATAGCAGGAAAAAGCGCCTTGTGCGAGAAGATTGAGAAGCGAGCTTCGCAGTGTATCGCCTCCATGCTCGATCAATTGAATCGCGCGCCCTATTGATCCTTGCGAGAGGTGGGCAGAGTTTTTCGCCGCTTGAGGATCGATCTGATGGCGGTCGATAAGGAATTGCTCTATGGTTGCTTGTGGAATCGTTTGGAATTGCAAGATACGGCAACGCGAAAGAATAGTTGGCAGCAAGGCCGATTGCGAGCGGCTGAGCAAAATGATAAGCGTGCAGGGGGGCGGTTCTTCAAACGTTTTTAATAAGGCATTAGCGCTATAGGTCAGCATGCGATCCGCCTCATGAACAATAAAAACTTTCCATTTGGCCTCATAAGGAGGCAAATAGACCTCTTCGCTCAATTGCCGCATCGTCTGAATGCTATGCAAGCCGAGCTTGCCTTCTGGGCGGTAGACGTGAATATCGGGGTGCTGCCCTTTTTCAATTTTAGCGCGATGCGTTCCTTGCGGATCATCTAAGCCGATTACCATAGCAGCCAAGACTTGGGCGAACAGGCTTTTTCCGATCCCCTCTTGCCCCGTAAATAAAAGAGAGTTTCCAATCGCTCCTTTTTCTACCATATGGGCAAGATAGCGTTTGATCGTCTCATTCCCCACTAAAGCGGAGAAATTGGTTGGGATCATGTCCTTTCTTTCCTGGTTGGAAGAATAATCAACTCGTCGACGGCCCGGACAGCCTCTTTGAATACATCTGCTTGAGACCGATTGGCATTGATGCAATACATTCTAAATGGTTCGCGCCTGGCGGCGGCTCGAAAAGCTTCTTGTACACGTAAGTGGAAGTCCAACTTCTCCGATTCAATTCGATCAAGCTGTCCACTCCCCGCCTGTTCTTTGTCCAGCTTTTGCGTCCTCTTTAGACCTATCTCGGGATCAACATCCAAAAAAAGCGTAAGCTCTGGCTCGATCTCGCCACAGACTAATTGGCAAAATCGTTGGACATACCTGCTATCTAGGCCGCGGGCAGCTCCCTGGTAAGCAATCGTTGAATCATTGAAGCGGTCGCAAATAACAATTTTTCCAGCTTGCAAGGCAGGTTTGATCAACTCTTCTATATGCTGGGAGCGTGCTGCTAAAAAGAGAAGCAGCTCTGCTTGATCTCCGATTTGAAGAGAAGCATCGCGTTGCAAGACCAAGCTGCGAATGGTTTCGCCAAGCTTCGATCCGCCAGGTTCTCTAGTTTTTACCACTTCGTAACCTTGCTGCACAAAATAATCAGCCAATTGATTGAGAAGAGTAGACTTACCGGATCCCTCTCCCCCTTCAATTGTAATAAAATGTCCTCTAGATAAGGATGACATATATTTCTTGGGCTATTCTAATAAATCAGCGGTTTCTTCAGCGGCATCGACATCCGTTGCTTCATCGGCGCTTGGCGTCTCGACAGTCTTTTCTTCAATATCTTGGTTTTCACTTCCCTCTAATTTCTGGATAGCAACCAAATAATCGCCCTCACGCAAGTTAACAAGCTTGACGCCTTGTGTATTACGGCCCATGACGCGCAAGTCAGCCATGCGGATGCGGACCGTTTGCCCAGTTGATGACATCATCACAACGCCATCATTGTCCGTTACACAGATTGCTCCGACCACATTGCCGTTCCTTTCGCTTGTGATGATCGATCTAACGCCTACGCCTCCGCGGTTGGTCTGACGGAAATCTTCGACATGGGACCGCTTGCCAAAACCATTCTCGCAGACAACTAAAATGGATTCATCGCCATTGACGACTTCACAGCCTACAATGAAATCATTCTCATCGCGCAAAGTCGCCCCCTTAACCCCTCGCGCCATACGGCCCATCGGACGGACATTGCTTTCATCAAAGCGGACTGCCATTCCTTTATAGGTAAAGAGCATGATTTGCTGCTGCGGCTTCACAAGGCGTGCTGCCACAACCTCGTCGCCTTCGTCAATATCCAGCGCCCAAATTCCTTTGCGTCGCGGGTTGCTAAAATCAGTCAGCATCGATTTTTTGACTACTGCGCGCTTGGTGGCCATGAGAATGCACGACTCTTCGTCAAAGGCCGAAACGCGTAAGATTGTAGCAATTTTCTCTTCAGGCCTTAAATCTTCCAGCAGATTGATAAGCGGCTTGCCCTTCGATTTTCTTCCCGTTTCAGGAATTTGCCAGACTTTCAGCCAATAGCATCGTCCTAAATTGGTAAAAATCAACAGATGATCATGGGTCGAGGCAACATACAAGCCCTTAATTATATCATCTTCTTTTTTCAGCTGCATCCCTGCCACGCCTTGACCGCCTCGTCGCTGTTCGCGGAATGTATCAACGGGCATTCTCTTGATGTAATCATCTTGAGAAATTGTGATAATAACAGGTTCATTGGCAATTAAGTCTTCCATATTCACTTCGCTTTCAGCGGCAATGATACGCGTTTGACGTTCAGATTTGTGATTCTTCTGAATATCCAGCAGCTCATCTTTAATAATGCCCCTTACCATCGCTTCGCTTGCCAAAACCGCTCGGAAATACTCAATTTTCTTCAGCAAATCTTGGTATTCCTCGTTGATTTTATCCCGCTCCAAGCCTGTGAGTTGGTATAAGCGCAGGTCTAAAATGGCATTTGCTTGACGCTCTGTAAATTGGAACCTTTCCATCAATTGCGAACGTGCTTCATCGCGGTTTTGGCTAGCGCGAATGAGTCTAACCACTTCGTCGAGATGGTCAATCGCTTTTAAATAGCCTTCCAGAATATGCGCTCTCGCTTCGGCCTTGTTCAATTCAAAGCGCGTGCGGCGGCGAACGACATCGATGCGGTGCTCGATCCAAGCGGCGATGAGCTGTTTGACATTCATTATGCGAGGCAGGCCTTTATCCAAAGCCAGCATATTGCAACCAAACGTGATTTGGAGATCGCTGAATTTGTAAAGCTGATTGATGATAACTTCCGGAACCTCGCCGCGCTTGAGTTCAACGACAATACGCATCCCATCCTTATCCGATTCATCGCGCAGGTCCGAAATTCCAGTAATGGTCTTATTGTTAATCAATTCTGCAATTTGCTCGATGAGGCGCGACTTATTGACATTGTAGGGAATCTCGTCGATGGCAAGCCGCTGCTTGTCTGGATTGTCTTCATTTTCTTCTATACGGATCAAGCCCCGTAAAATGAGCTTGCCTCTTCCTGTATGAAAAGCTTCCTTAATGCCTCGGTAGCCGCAAATAATGCCGCCTGTTGGAAAATCAGGACCAGGCATGACCTTCATAATCTCGTCTATGCTCGTTGTCGGATCATCCAATAAGAGCAGCGTCGCCTTAACAAGTTCATTGAGATTATGAGGAGGAATATTGGTCGCCATTCCAACGGCAATACCGGATGATCCGTTGCAAAGCAAATTGGGAAATTTGGAAGGGAAAACTGTTGGCTCTTTTTTCGTCTCGTCATAGTTAGGAGCCATTTCAACAGTATCTTTATCCAAATCGTCCATTAATTGGACAGCCGCTGTCGTTAAACGGGCTTCCGTATAACGCATAGCAGCCGGAGGATCGCCATCGACGGAACCGAAGTTTCCTTGTCCGTCAATCAGGTTGTAGCGCATTATCCATTTTTGGGCCATGCGGACCAGAGTAGGATAAATGACCATCTCGCCATGCGGATGGTAGTCACCGGAAGTATCACCCGAGATTTTGGCGCACTTACGGTGCTTGCCATTTGGACCCAGGTTTAACTGGCGCATGGCGTATAGGATACGTCGTTGGGAGGGCTTTAAACCATCCCTCACATCCGGAAGAGCGCGAGAAATAATTACAGACATGGAATAGCGCAAATAGCTATCCTTTACTTCATCTTCCACATTCCGCGTAACAATGATTTCGTCTTTCGTATAGGACATATTAACCTCTTTTTCCGGATATCCAAGCGTGCAAGTATACCCTAAGCCGCTTTTCTTACTTATTTGTAAACTTTCTTCTCTTTATTGCCTTAGATATCTAAATTTTTAACTGACAATGCATGCTGCTCGATAAACGCTCGTCGGGGAGGCACATCTTCTCCCATTAGCATCGTAAACATATGGTCGGCGGCGATGACATCCGGTAAGGTGACTTGGATCAGCGTTCGTTTAGCCGGATCCATCGTCGTCTCCCATAACTGATCGGCGTTCATCTCGCCCAAACCTTTATAACGCTGGATTTCAATGCCTTTGCGTCCATTTTCTCTCAAGAACTCGATTAATTCGCGCAACGTATGGAAAGGATGGATTTTTCCGCCTTCCTCTGTTACGTCAATTTGATGGCTATTGCCGATTAAGTAATTGTTAAGCTCCAATCCATAAGTATGAAGCCGATTGATCATTTCTTCCAATCCACCTTCTTCATATAATTCGATAAAGTGCAGGCGTCCTGGCTTGAAAGTGCGCATTTCTTCTGTAATTTCTTCTTCAGGAATAGAAGCTAATGTTTCTTGATGGCGCTTTCTTTGGCTTTCTTCTTCCGACTGTCTTAAAGCAACAAACTCGTCTTCAGAATAAGCAAAGCGCGGTCCATCCACCAAATTCATTTGAAAGCGCGGCAGCTGGCCAGCGCCATTTCTAAGGGCCAGAAATTCTCTAAATGGAATGCCTTTGCGTTCAATGCGCGAAATAAAATCTTCAACTTCTAATATCCCTTCAACAAGCTTTTTCACCTCTTCAGGGCTCAAATCGCTTTGCTGGCCCGGCAGCTTGATGCGGATATCGCTTAGCCCAAGCTCAAGCAAATAATCGTCCATTTCACGCTCGGAATGAATATAACGGCTTGTTTTCTTGCGCGTCACACGGTAGAGAGGCGGCTGGGCAATATAAATGAAGTTATTCTCCACCAATGCCGGCATATGGCGATAAAAGAAAGTCAAGAGAAGGGTGCGGATATGCGAGCCGTCCACATCGGCGTCAGTCATGATAATGACTTTATGGTAGCGCAATTTGTCTAGGTTGAAACCATCCTTTCCAATCCCACATCCTAACGCAGCAACCATTGTCCCCACTTCATTATTTTGAAGGATTTTCTCCAGGCGCGCTTTTTCCACATTCAAAATCTTACCGCGAATGGGCAAAATGGCCTGAAAACGCCTGTCACGCCCTGATTTGGCAGAGCCGCCGGCCGAATCCCCCTCGACGATGTAAATCTCGCAAAGCGCAGGATTCTTTTCCTGGCAATCTGTTAGCTTACCTGGCAAACGGGCACTGTCTAAAGCTGATTTCCGCAGCGTCAGCTCACGCGCTTTGCGTGCCGCTTCGCGCGCCTGGGCAGCTATGATTGCCTTATCAGCGATCATTTTTGCCAAAGCTGGATTTTCATCTAAAAAGATGGACAGCTCTTCCCCGACAATCTGTTGAACAACCGATCCCACATCGCTATTGCCTAAACGCTGCTTTGTCTGGCCTTCAAACTGCGGATTGGCTACTTTGACAGAAATAACAGCTGTCAAGCCTTCCCGCATATCCTCTCCGCTAATGGAAATTTTATCGGTTTTGAGAAGATTGTGGTTTTTAATGTAATTATTCAATACTCGCGTTAGTGCCGTTGAAAAACCTGTCAGGTGGGATCCGCCTTGGCGTGTCGGAATGTTGTTGACATATGAAAAAATGGTTTCCGTATAACCATCGTTCCATTGCATGGCGACTTCGAACTCAATTGGCGCATCATCGCCAGGACGTGTTCCTTGAAAATAAATAGGCGCAGGAAAAAGCGGTTCTTTGTTTTCATTCAAATAGCTGACAAAAGAGCTCAAGCCCCCTTCATAACAAAAATTCACATCTTCTTTATCGGAATGCTTTTCATCTCGGAAGAAAATGTTAATTCCCTTATTTAAGAAAGCCAACTCTCGGAAACGCTTAGCTAAAATATCATAGTCAAATTCAGTGACCGCCATGACTGCATCGTCAGGCCAAAACCACACTCTTGTTCCGCGTTTCGTCGTCTCTCCTATGACAGTGACCGGACGGACGACACGACCTTGAGAAAATTCTATCTCGTAGATCTTTCCCTGCTTATAGACCTGTACAGTCATTTTCTTTGACAAGGCATTTACGCAAGATACTCCGACACCATGCAAACCGCCCGACACCTTGTAAGTATCCTTGTCAAACTTGCCTCCCGCATGCAAGATGGTCATGACTACTTCCAAAGCAGAGACTTCCCGTCCTTGCTTAATCGATTCTTTTTCATGGCGTTCAACCGGAATTCCCCGTCCATTATCTTCAATGCTGACAGAATTATCCTTGTGAAGAATGACATCAATGGCAGTACAATAACCAGCCATAGCTTCGTCGATACAATTGTCTACCACTTCGTAAACCAAATGATGGAGTCCATTGACACCTGTATCGCCTATATACATCCCAGGCCTTTCACGGACTGCCTGAAGACCTTCTAGCACCGTAATCGAACTAGCATTGTATTCTTTCGTTTGAGTTTTGGACTCATCTGAGTTTATCTTAGCTTGAGACATTCTAATACCTTAAATAGTGATTTTTTTTCCTCAGCCAATTCGAAAAGAAATGGTTTTAATTTCAACCTGAGGAAACTTTTGTCTAAGTTGATTTAAAATGCGAGGTTTGTCATTTTGACTCAACAAACTATGAAGAGTAGAATTTTTAACTTTCACAACAAGGATTCCATCTGCAAAAGAAACGGCTTGCGTCATAGCCGCAAGCTTAGGACCAATAATTTCTGGCCACATAGCCAAAATCAAATCCGGCCTTTGATGATAGGCCTCTCCAATTTTCGATAAAACCGCTGGCAACACGTCATTAATACAATGAGTCGTCAATTGCGTTCCATCATAATGCCTAGGCGTGCGAGAATAGGATTTACTCACAACGTTTTATCTGCCTTAAATTAAAAGAACTTAGAGAAAAAAATTTAAGCTGGATTATAGCAGAAAAAAGTCTCCCAGACAACATTTTTATGCGCGTTAATTTTAAATATTTTCCGCTTGTCTTTTTAATCAGCTAAAATCCAAATTATCTTAAAATTTAAGCACTTTCCACCATAAAAAGAATAGAGAGCAACCTCTCTTAAAGAGGGGAAAGCAAGCTAACTCCCTTCCCTTAACAGATACATATTCAAATCTTTAAATTTTTTAATCGACTATTAGAATGAATCGTCAATAACCGATGCCCCTATACTTGAAATGATTTTTTCTCTACGGGAAAAGAAGGGGAATTTAGGCCATTCAACCCCAGAGACTATTAGCGATTTTAATTAACAATAGTCCCATTCTGATATTATCCTTAAGCCAATTGACTTCCGTTCTATCTAAATCAGACGAGAGGGTAGATCTCCCTTTAAAAGGGCTTACCCCCTCTATTCTGCCCCCTATCGCTTCGCTTTCTTAAGCCTTCTATTTTCACACCTTTTAAGCGAAGCATTCTCCTTTTCCCAACCAAATCCTCAATCAATTTCATTCCTATTATACCCTATTTTTCAATTAATTTAAACACCTAATAATCAAAAGATTATATAAACAAGACTCGGAATAACCAATTGAAATTAAAATAGATTTTAAGACAATAGAAAGGCCTCTCAACCATAAAATATTTTCAACCGCGAAAAAGATAATTAAGGGAGAAGCCAAGACTGAAAGGCAAATGATAGCCTTTATAGTTCTGCGATGATTTTTTAAAGGAAGAGATCATTAAGATTGACCAAATGTAAAAATGACTCTCGCAGAAATCAGGCTTGCGAGCCTTGTGACAACTGGTTTTTTATGGCAATATTGAAAGAGCCCATAAAGCCTTAAAGGCAGCCGCCATATTGATAAAAGACTAAGTAAACATCAGTTAAATGCAAGATTGCACGGAATTAATACTCAAACGCGGCATGATCTTGCTTATGAACAGAGGCAGTTTTTGGGCTTATCTAAAGAAGTATGGCAGATAGCTTCCCAATTAAGGGATGTCTCCCTATTCAGATTGAGGAAAGAGAAGCATGCAGAGGCTATAGCACAAGCAAGAAAGAATATTTCTACGACTTGACGGTCAATAGGATACAAATTATGAAAAGAAAGAAGAGCTTAAAAACGAGGCATTGGAGTCATAATAGAGTGTAAAACCAACTTCTGCAGGCCTCATTTATTTGAAGATTGGCAGAACCTTAAACGCTTTCGAAGAACAACCAAAACAATGGTTAGCCAAGTGTCAACTCTTCTACCAAAAAAGATTCATGCTGTTACAGATTTAGGCTTTGAACTAAAAGTGATGGGAGTTGTAATAACTTTAGCCATAAATTTGGCTCTTAGTTAGTCATTCCGAACTTAAATTATATAATAAAACAGAATTAAAACGTCCTCATCGGAACAGCCACACATTTGATTCAATGATAGCTTGCAGTTTATATAAAAGATGATTTAACGCGCATGACAAGCTAAATTTTGACGGATATAAAAACAGAAAATTCTTAAAACTTTATTCCTCATGCTTGATTGCAAGCAAGTAAACTAAATAACGATAAATTTATTTTTAATATCACATCTTTTATTAAAAAATAATTAAAAAATATCGATTTAATTTATCTTGTATTTTGCATTGATAATAAACTAAATAAAATAAGAATATAAAAAAGAATAAAGTGATATCTCTACAAAATCAAAGCTTTAAAATGTTAGAGCTCCTACTGT is a genomic window of Candidatus Protochlamydia phocaeensis containing:
- a CDS encoding chorismate-binding protein, with protein sequence MPATILDASDWISGALMSAGDGSFLLGYGPCRLAASRQELDPGRPIFYFPDFFLRSAAPWIQYEKSLNLTWHQLDNELKAMAGEEPLEWIVGHRELFQETFQRLQEAFQNGLLEKAVPYTFAYSSSYMSLARLQRSLKEALAYLQSRPGCLYGYWNEEGGLLGVTPETLFLYDEGQSHLVRTMALAGTKKQQEKEELQQDDKEKHEHQVVVKGICEALKPFGRIQVGERQLLPFSTLNHLLTPIEVSLTQPFDFDQLVKALHPTPALGAFPRLEGGKWLENYQKQLDRKFYGAPFGVIDPIHKRASCFVGIRQVQWSDQGMRIGAGCGVVKGSRCEQEWNEILLKIHSIRQCLAL
- a CDS encoding ATP-binding protein, producing MIPTNFSALVGNETIKRYLAHMVEKGAIGNSLLFTGQEGIGKSLFAQVLAAMVIGLDDPQGTHRAKIEKGQHPDIHVYRPEGKLGLHSIQTMRQLSEEVYLPPYEAKWKVFIVHEADRMLTYSANALLKTFEEPPPCTLIILLSRSQSALLPTILSRCRILQFQTIPQATIEQFLIDRHQIDPQAAKNSAHLSQGSIGRAIQLIEHGGDTLRSSLLNLLAQGAFSCYKSLSEAVGELTAQIEKSRKQAEEAAKEELYKIPADQLSALQQHSLEKELEGLSTMAFIQETQTLFNQFLSWYRDLHVLYHGGARGYLINPDYVPELEQIGQRGNLPAIEQVQKMIDEAQLALQRSTSLQICLENLFLKLGYL
- the tmk gene encoding dTMP kinase; the protein is MSSLSRGHFITIEGGEGSGKSTLLNQLADYFVQQGYEVVKTREPGGSKLGETIRSLVLQRDASLQIGDQAELLLFLAARSQHIEELIKPALQAGKIVICDRFNDSTIAYQGAARGLDSRYVQRFCQLVCGEIEPELTLFLDVDPEIGLKRTQKLDKEQAGSGQLDRIESEKLDFHLRVQEAFRAAARREPFRMYCINANRSQADVFKEAVRAVDELIILPTRKERT
- the gyrA gene encoding DNA topoisomerase (ATP-hydrolyzing) subunit A, whose translation is MSYTKDEIIVTRNVEDEVKDSYLRYSMSVIISRALPDVRDGLKPSQRRILYAMRQLNLGPNGKHRKCAKISGDTSGDYHPHGEMVIYPTLVRMAQKWIMRYNLIDGQGNFGSVDGDPPAAMRYTEARLTTAAVQLMDDLDKDTVEMAPNYDETKKEPTVFPSKFPNLLCNGSSGIAVGMATNIPPHNLNELVKATLLLLDDPTTSIDEIMKVMPGPDFPTGGIICGYRGIKEAFHTGRGKLILRGLIRIEENEDNPDKQRLAIDEIPYNVNKSRLIEQIAELINNKTITGISDLRDESDKDGMRIVVELKRGEVPEVIINQLYKFSDLQITFGCNMLALDKGLPRIMNVKQLIAAWIEHRIDVVRRRTRFELNKAEARAHILEGYLKAIDHLDEVVRLIRASQNRDEARSQLMERFQFTERQANAILDLRLYQLTGLERDKINEEYQDLLKKIEYFRAVLASEAMVRGIIKDELLDIQKNHKSERQTRIIAAESEVNMEDLIANEPVIITISQDDYIKRMPVDTFREQRRGGQGVAGMQLKKEDDIIKGLYVASTHDHLLIFTNLGRCYWLKVWQIPETGRKSKGKPLINLLEDLRPEEKIATILRVSAFDEESCILMATKRAVVKKSMLTDFSNPRRKGIWALDIDEGDEVVAARLVKPQQQIMLFTYKGMAVRFDESNVRPMGRMARGVKGATLRDENDFIVGCEVVNGDESILVVCENGFGKRSHVEDFRQTNRGGVGVRSIITSERNGNVVGAICVTDNDGVVMMSSTGQTVRIRMADLRVMGRNTQGVKLVNLREGDYLVAIQKLEGSENQDIEEKTVETPSADEATDVDAAEETADLLE